One genomic region from Frateuria soli encodes:
- a CDS encoding AraC family transcriptional regulator yields MRVRAPAPRTAFQVVRGQEGPIESIAGERHAWRFRPHFHAGDEVVRMLAGRARLKLPAGCRMVAAGDTVTVPSGTVHCFEPVDDHGWAFVSQFVAKPAPSPATDGGGTLGEQARALLVRRSSLRTGVEGVAQACGVSAGHLARAFRRETGTGLHNFHILLALHRAKALLRMQMPIVEAALAAGFYDQAHLNREFVKTFGMTPAAFRLGWAATH; encoded by the coding sequence ATGCGCGTCCGCGCGCCCGCTCCACGCACGGCCTTCCAGGTGGTGCGTGGACAGGAAGGGCCGATCGAAAGCATTGCCGGGGAACGGCATGCCTGGCGCTTCCGTCCCCATTTCCACGCGGGCGACGAGGTGGTGCGGATGCTCGCCGGCCGCGCGCGGCTGAAGCTGCCGGCCGGCTGCCGCATGGTGGCGGCCGGCGACACGGTCACGGTGCCCTCCGGCACCGTCCATTGCTTCGAACCCGTCGATGACCATGGCTGGGCCTTCGTTTCGCAGTTCGTCGCGAAGCCCGCCCCTTCTCCCGCCACCGATGGCGGCGGCACGCTTGGCGAGCAGGCGCGGGCGCTGCTGGTCCGCCGGTCGTCGCTGCGCACCGGCGTGGAAGGGGTGGCGCAGGCATGCGGGGTGTCGGCCGGCCATCTTGCGCGTGCATTCCGTCGGGAGACCGGTACCGGCCTGCACAACTTCCACATCCTGCTGGCGCTGCACCGGGCCAAGGCGCTGCTGCGCATGCAGATGCCCATCGTCGAGGCGGCGCTCGCCGCCGGCTTCTACGACCAGGCGCATCTCAACCGGGAGTTCGTGAAGACATTCGGCATGACGCCCGCCGCTTTCCGGCTCGGCTGGGCCGCCACCCACTGA
- a CDS encoding acyl-CoA thioesterase, whose translation MSPRKSTKKKAEVEAPAEQAAPAASTPLFTATLPVRWRDLDAFNHVNNSNYLTYLEEARLQWLSHVPGPWFDDHAMPVMAAVQLNYRRPIEWPAQLCVELLCERVGNSSMTIGHRIRDVEHPDRLYGDGHVVMVWMDPDTGKPVPLPEAIRLAAAQD comes from the coding sequence ATGAGCCCACGCAAGTCGACGAAGAAGAAGGCCGAGGTCGAAGCCCCCGCCGAACAGGCCGCGCCGGCCGCATCCACGCCGCTTTTCACGGCCACCCTGCCGGTGCGCTGGCGCGATCTGGACGCGTTCAACCACGTGAACAACTCGAACTACCTGACCTACCTGGAAGAGGCGCGGCTGCAGTGGCTGAGCCACGTGCCGGGACCGTGGTTCGACGACCACGCCATGCCGGTGATGGCAGCGGTCCAGCTCAACTACCGCCGCCCGATCGAGTGGCCGGCGCAGCTGTGCGTCGAACTCCTCTGCGAGCGCGTGGGCAACAGCTCGATGACCATCGGGCACCGCATCCGGGACGTCGAGCATCCCGATCGCCTGTACGGCGACGGCCACGTGGTGATGGTCTGGATGGATCCAGACACCGGCAAGCCCGTGCCGCTGCCCGAAGCCATTCGCCTGGCGGCCGCGCAGGACTGA
- a CDS encoding GNAT family N-acetyltransferase produces MPAPSTIDIAPARLPGDIDLVRALFGEYITGLGIDLSFQDVHTELAQLPGKYAPPRGDVLLARDVTGAALGCVALRPWSPPGECEIKRLYVRPAARGRSLGRQLAEAAIARASQAGYRRVLLDTLASMQAARALYASLGFRPVEPYYRNPVPDTLYMALDLPGAA; encoded by the coding sequence ATGCCCGCTCCTTCGACCATCGACATCGCACCCGCACGCCTGCCCGGGGATATCGATCTCGTGCGTGCGCTCTTCGGGGAATACATCACCGGTCTCGGCATCGATCTCTCGTTCCAGGACGTCCATACGGAGCTTGCGCAGTTGCCGGGCAAGTACGCGCCACCGCGAGGGGACGTGCTGCTCGCCCGCGACGTGACCGGTGCCGCACTGGGTTGCGTCGCGCTCCGGCCGTGGTCGCCACCGGGCGAGTGCGAGATCAAGCGCCTGTATGTGCGGCCGGCGGCCCGGGGACGATCCCTGGGGCGGCAGTTGGCCGAGGCGGCGATCGCCCGGGCGAGCCAGGCCGGCTACCGGCGCGTACTGCTGGATACGCTGGCCTCGATGCAGGCAGCGCGCGCGCTTTATGCCTCGCTGGGCTTCCGGCCGGTCGAGCCGTACTACCGGAACCCGGTACCCGACACGCTGTACATGGCGCTCGATCTCCCCGGAGCGGCCTGA
- the uvrA gene encoding excinuclease ABC subunit UvrA produces METIRIRGARTHNLKNIDLDLPRDRLIVITGLSGSGKSSLAFDTIYAEGQRRYVESLSAYARQFLSMMEKPDVDTIEGLSPAISIEQKSTSHNPRSTVGTITEIYDYLRLLYARVGTPRCPDHAIPLEAQTVSQMVDATLALDADKRWMLLAPVVRERKGEHVQVFDQLRAQGFVRARVDGVVYELDAVPPLTLRQKHTIEVVIDRFRPREDLKQRLAESFETALRLGDGLVIVVDMDDDKAPEQLLSSRYSCPVCDYSLPELEPRLFSFNSPIGACPSCDGLGVTQVFDPARVVGHPELPLSNGAIRGWDRRNPHYFQMLLSLAAHYGFEADTRWRDLPAHIQQAILYGSGKEKIAFRYLTERGGRVTREHAFEGILPNLERRYKETESTAVREELAKYISDHPCPTCEGQRLNRSARNVFVADHALPTLTNRSIDDALAFFEGLKLAGWRGEIAAKIVKEIRERLTFLNDVGLNYLTLDRQADTLSGGEAQRIRLASQIGAGLVGVMYVLDEPSIGLHQRDNERLLGTLTRLRDLGNTVIVVEHDEDAIRMADHVLDIGPGAGVHGGEVVAQGTLKDILASERSLTGQYLSGTRAIEVPTERRKPVDEDAWLRLKGARGNNLKHVDLAIPAKLFTCVTGVSGSGKSTLVNDTLFRLAASELNGAGAQPAPFESVSGMELFDKVVDIDQSPIGRTPRSNPATYTGLFTPLRELFAQVPEARARGYTPGRFSFNVRGGRCEACEGDGMIKVEMHFLPDVYVPCDVCHGKRYNRETLEIHYKGHTIADVLDMTVEDALKLFENVPTIARKLDTLRAVGLDYIKLGQSATTLSGGEAQRVKLSKELSKRDTGRTLYILDEPTTGLHFHDIEQLLDVLHQLVDQGNTVVVIEHNLDVIKTADWIVDLGPEGGAGGGRILVAGTPEDVAASPESHTGRFLVPHLKAPTPSPAAGKPATKRTKNTLKHIASADKHRPMPRKKKAP; encoded by the coding sequence ATGGAAACCATACGCATCCGCGGCGCCCGCACGCACAACCTCAAGAACATCGACCTGGACCTGCCGCGCGATCGCCTGATCGTGATCACGGGGCTGTCCGGCTCGGGCAAATCCTCGCTCGCCTTCGACACGATCTACGCCGAGGGCCAACGCCGCTACGTCGAGTCCCTTTCGGCGTACGCGCGACAGTTCCTGTCGATGATGGAAAAGCCCGACGTCGACACCATCGAAGGTCTCTCTCCGGCCATTTCGATCGAGCAGAAGTCGACCTCGCACAACCCGCGCTCGACCGTCGGCACGATCACCGAGATCTACGACTACCTGCGCCTGCTCTACGCCCGCGTCGGCACGCCGCGCTGCCCGGACCACGCCATCCCGCTGGAGGCGCAGACCGTTAGCCAGATGGTCGACGCCACGCTGGCGCTCGATGCGGACAAGCGCTGGATGCTGCTCGCACCGGTGGTCCGCGAGCGCAAGGGCGAGCACGTGCAGGTGTTCGACCAGCTGCGCGCGCAGGGTTTCGTGCGCGCCCGCGTCGATGGCGTGGTGTACGAACTGGACGCCGTGCCGCCGCTGACCCTGCGCCAGAAGCACACCATCGAGGTGGTGATCGACCGCTTCCGCCCGCGCGAGGACCTCAAGCAGCGCCTGGCCGAATCGTTCGAGACCGCACTGCGGCTGGGCGACGGCCTGGTGATCGTGGTGGACATGGACGACGACAAGGCGCCCGAGCAGCTGCTCTCCTCGCGCTATTCGTGTCCCGTCTGCGACTACTCGCTGCCGGAGCTGGAACCGCGCCTGTTCTCGTTCAACTCGCCGATCGGCGCCTGCCCGAGCTGCGACGGGCTGGGCGTGACCCAGGTGTTCGACCCGGCGCGCGTGGTCGGCCACCCCGAACTGCCGCTCTCCAACGGCGCGATCCGCGGCTGGGACCGACGCAACCCGCACTACTTCCAGATGCTGCTCTCGCTGGCGGCCCACTATGGCTTCGAGGCGGACACGCGCTGGCGCGACCTGCCTGCGCATATCCAGCAGGCGATCCTCTACGGCAGCGGCAAGGAGAAGATCGCCTTCCGCTACCTCACCGAACGCGGCGGCCGGGTGACCCGCGAGCATGCCTTCGAGGGCATCCTTCCCAACCTCGAGCGGCGCTACAAGGAAACCGAATCCACTGCGGTGCGCGAGGAGCTGGCCAAGTACATCAGCGACCATCCCTGCCCGACCTGCGAAGGCCAGCGCCTGAACCGCTCGGCACGCAACGTGTTCGTCGCCGACCACGCACTGCCGACGCTGACCAATCGCTCGATCGATGATGCCCTGGCGTTTTTCGAGGGTCTGAAGCTGGCCGGCTGGCGCGGCGAGATCGCGGCCAAGATCGTCAAGGAAATCCGCGAGCGCCTGACCTTCCTGAATGACGTCGGCCTCAACTACCTCACGCTGGATCGCCAGGCCGACACGCTCTCCGGCGGCGAAGCCCAGCGCATCCGCCTGGCCAGCCAGATCGGCGCCGGCCTGGTCGGCGTGATGTATGTGCTGGACGAGCCCTCCATCGGCCTGCACCAGCGCGACAACGAGCGGCTGCTCGGAACACTCACTCGCCTGCGCGACCTCGGCAACACGGTGATCGTGGTCGAGCACGACGAGGACGCCATCCGCATGGCCGACCACGTGCTCGACATCGGTCCCGGCGCCGGCGTGCATGGCGGCGAGGTGGTCGCGCAGGGCACGCTGAAGGACATCCTCGCCTCCGAGCGCTCGCTCACCGGCCAGTACCTCTCGGGCACGCGCGCGATCGAAGTGCCCACCGAACGGCGCAAGCCGGTCGACGAGGATGCCTGGCTGCGCCTGAAGGGCGCGCGCGGCAACAACCTCAAGCACGTGGACCTGGCGATCCCGGCGAAGCTGTTCACCTGCGTCACGGGCGTGTCCGGCTCGGGCAAGTCGACGCTGGTCAACGACACCCTGTTCCGCCTGGCGGCCTCCGAACTCAACGGGGCCGGGGCGCAGCCGGCTCCGTTCGAGTCGGTCAGCGGCATGGAGCTGTTCGACAAGGTGGTCGACATCGACCAGTCGCCGATCGGCCGCACGCCGCGGTCCAACCCGGCTACCTACACCGGCCTGTTCACGCCGCTGCGCGAACTCTTCGCGCAGGTGCCCGAGGCACGCGCGCGCGGCTACACGCCGGGCCGCTTCAGCTTCAACGTGCGCGGCGGCCGCTGCGAAGCCTGCGAAGGCGACGGCATGATCAAGGTGGAGATGCACTTTCTGCCGGACGTGTACGTGCCCTGCGACGTCTGCCACGGAAAGCGCTACAACCGCGAGACGCTGGAGATCCACTACAAGGGCCACACCATCGCCGACGTGCTCGACATGACGGTGGAGGACGCGCTCAAGCTGTTCGAGAACGTGCCCACCATCGCGCGCAAGCTCGACACGCTGCGCGCCGTGGGCCTGGACTACATCAAGCTCGGCCAGAGCGCGACCACGCTGTCCGGCGGCGAGGCGCAGCGCGTGAAGCTCTCCAAGGAGCTCTCCAAGCGCGACACCGGCCGCACGCTTTACATCCTGGACGAGCCCACCACCGGCCTGCACTTCCACGACATCGAGCAGTTGCTCGACGTGCTGCACCAGCTGGTCGACCAGGGCAACACCGTGGTCGTGATCGAGCACAACCTGGACGTGATCAAGACCGCCGACTGGATCGTCGACCTCGGGCCCGAGGGTGGCGCCGGCGGCGGCCGTATCCTGGTCGCAGGCACGCCGGAGGACGTGGCCGCGTCGCCCGAGTCGCACACCGGGCGCTTTCTGGTGCCGCACCTGAAGGCGCCGACTCCCTCCCCGGCCGCGGGAAAGCCGGCGACCAAGCGCACCAAAAACACGCTCAAGCACATCGCCTCGGCCGACAAGCACAGGCCCATGCCCCGCAAGAAGAAGGCCCCATGA